A portion of the Bifidobacterium bifidum ATCC 29521 = JCM 1255 = DSM 20456 genome contains these proteins:
- a CDS encoding ATP-binding protein, whose amino-acid sequence MTAATQQAGSPDNEPVRVNHTVRNIVIALIVVAVMSAGRVVERGDVYNVFAAPHQAVTKRFIDTVSGSAIGSITYEFSGDDALVRDFLGGAVTFQRCHRLRHGGGHHRLRGRHRRSRPRQTRRRRDESLVPCIRHRRPPDRLDGYQKFDQTVTWTAVIIMIVLVQIVQGIANAIAKRILKRQR is encoded by the coding sequence ATGACAGCAGCAACACAACAGGCGGGCTCTCCCGACAATGAGCCGGTGCGCGTCAACCATACCGTGCGCAACATCGTCATCGCCCTCATCGTGGTCGCTGTGATGAGCGCCGGCCGGGTCGTGGAGCGCGGAGATGTGTACAACGTGTTCGCGGCACCCCATCAGGCGGTGACCAAGCGGTTCATCGACACGGTATCCGGTTCGGCCATCGGCTCGATCACCTACGAGTTCTCGGGCGACGATGCGCTGGTGCGCGACTTTCTCGGGGGAGCTGTCACGTTCCAGCGATGTCATCGACTTCGGCACGGCGGCGGACACCATAGGCTACGAGGACGCCATCGCCGCAGCCGTCCGCGGCAGACAAGGAGGAGACGCGATGAGTCCCTGGTCCCATGCATACGACATCGCCGGCCACCAGACCGACTGGACGGTTATCAGAAATTCGACCAGACGGTGACCTGGACGGCCGTGATCATCATGATCGTGCTGGTCCAGATCGTGCAGGGCATCGCGAACGCCATCGCCAAGCGTATATTGAAGCGACAGAGGTAA
- a CDS encoding Cof-type HAD-IIB family hydrolase, producing the protein MASDDIMTAGAGGATATARADIKAAFFDIDGTLTSFVTHVIPQSSIDALHELQDRGVKVFICSGRAPSHMTVVLDMMPVHFDGIIALNGQYCFDDHGLLEKESLLPEDIVTITRWLDEHPDVVANYCEKDYVYFNQITDAMRATWRQLGKTAPTVNIDDPHERALKYETFQISPYISFEDEAKLSAMCRNVRGVRWHPDFTDLIPADGGKPEGMKRFMRHYGWTREQTIAFGDGGNDADMLAFAGIGVAMGNATEPAKAAADYITDDVDHDGIMNALKHFNVL; encoded by the coding sequence ATGGCATCGGACGACATCATGACAGCGGGCGCCGGAGGCGCGACGGCCACCGCGCGAGCCGACATCAAGGCGGCGTTCTTCGACATCGACGGCACGCTGACGAGTTTCGTGACGCATGTGATCCCGCAGTCCTCCATCGACGCGCTGCACGAGCTGCAGGATCGCGGGGTGAAGGTGTTCATCTGCTCCGGTCGGGCACCGTCGCACATGACCGTCGTGCTCGACATGATGCCGGTGCACTTCGACGGCATCATCGCGCTGAACGGGCAGTACTGCTTCGACGACCACGGGCTCCTGGAGAAGGAGTCGCTGCTGCCCGAGGACATCGTCACCATCACCCGCTGGCTTGACGAGCACCCCGACGTGGTGGCGAACTACTGCGAAAAGGATTACGTCTACTTCAACCAGATCACCGACGCGATGCGGGCCACGTGGCGCCAACTCGGCAAGACCGCACCGACCGTGAACATCGACGATCCGCACGAGAGGGCGCTGAAGTATGAGACGTTCCAGATCAGCCCGTACATCAGCTTTGAAGATGAAGCGAAGCTGTCCGCCATGTGTCGCAATGTCAGAGGCGTGCGCTGGCATCCGGACTTCACCGACCTGATTCCCGCCGACGGCGGCAAACCCGAGGGAATGAAGCGGTTCATGCGGCATTACGGCTGGACGCGCGAGCAGACCATCGCGTTCGGAGACGGCGGCAACGACGCCGACATGCTCGCCTTCGCCGGCATCGGCGTGGCGATGGGCAATGCGACCGAACCGGCGAAGGCCGCGGCCGACTACATCACCGATGACGTCGACCACGACGGCATCATGAACGCGCTCAAGCACTTCAACGTCCTGTAG
- a CDS encoding peptidylprolyl isomerase, which translates to MTTIIMRTSEGDITINLFDDQTPVTVKNFLGLATGEKEWTDPFTGQPSHEPFYNGLTFHRIIKDFMIQGGCPLGNGTGGPGYDFDDEIVPELTFDRPYLLAMANAGLRRGRDGKAHGTNGSQFFITTVPTPWLDGHHTIFGEVADDESKAVVDKLEAVPTDRSDAPLEPAGIMSIEVVK; encoded by the coding sequence ATGACTACCATCATCATGCGCACCTCCGAAGGTGACATCACCATCAACCTGTTCGACGATCAGACGCCCGTGACCGTGAAGAACTTCCTCGGTCTGGCGACCGGCGAGAAGGAATGGACGGACCCGTTCACCGGCCAGCCGTCCCATGAGCCGTTCTACAACGGCCTGACCTTCCACCGCATCATCAAGGACTTCATGATCCAGGGCGGCTGCCCGCTGGGCAATGGCACCGGTGGCCCCGGCTACGACTTCGACGACGAGATCGTCCCCGAACTCACGTTCGACCGGCCGTATCTGCTGGCCATGGCGAACGCCGGCCTGCGTCGCGGCCGCGACGGCAAGGCGCATGGCACCAACGGCTCCCAGTTCTTCATCACCACCGTGCCGACCCCGTGGCTCGACGGACACCACACGATCTTCGGCGAGGTCGCCGACGACGAGTCCAAGGCCGTGGTCGACAAGCTTGAGGCCGTGCCGACCGACCGTTCCGACGCGCCGCTCGAACCTGCCGGCATCATGTCCATCGAAGTGGTGAAGTAA
- a CDS encoding type II toxin-antitoxin system RelB/DinJ family antitoxin, with protein sequence MAVKERTTIALDPEVKREATDVLERMGLSLSSFTEICLRQAVRDKGMPFTPSLRPVRSDGYPVPPAHDAYRFERSKSTGNIVLPQEWDDPADDIYDHA encoded by the coding sequence ATGGCTGTGAAGGAACGGACGACCATTGCATTGGATCCGGAGGTCAAGCGCGAGGCGACGGACGTGCTTGAGCGGATGGGTTTGAGCTTGAGCTCGTTCACGGAGATCTGCCTGCGGCAGGCGGTCCGTGACAAGGGCATGCCGTTCACGCCGAGTCTGAGGCCGGTCCGATCCGACGGGTATCCGGTTCCTCCGGCTCACGACGCGTATCGTTTCGAGCGTTCGAAAAGCACGGGCAATATCGTGCTGCCTCAGGAGTGGGACGATCCGGCGGATGACATCTACGATCATGCGTGA
- a CDS encoding type II toxin-antitoxin system PemK/MazF family toxin, translated as MTSTIMREPEVYDVWLMRVEFPDHPGVGKVRPVIVTRVEEDRVSGIVVKVTSVTTWNGPGDVPLLDWRQEGLYKPSVARCSQRFWFGNGDLLKYFGRLSLRDANDLDAGLDATGDVPPHRQSHS; from the coding sequence ATGACATCTACGATCATGCGTGAGCCGGAAGTGTACGACGTGTGGCTGATGCGCGTCGAGTTCCCCGATCATCCCGGCGTGGGCAAGGTCAGACCCGTCATCGTCACCAGGGTCGAGGAGGATCGGGTCTCGGGCATCGTCGTCAAGGTGACCAGCGTGACGACATGGAACGGTCCGGGTGACGTTCCGTTGCTTGACTGGCGTCAGGAGGGTCTGTACAAGCCATCCGTGGCGAGATGCTCGCAGCGTTTCTGGTTCGGCAATGGTGACTTGCTGAAGTATTTCGGCAGGCTGTCGTTGCGTGACGCGAACGACCTTGATGCCGGTCTTGATGCTACGGGCGACGTCCCGCCCCACCGCCAGTCGCATTCATGA
- a CDS encoding peptidase, whose translation MTRFRNTYTTLTTFVSAAVLLISTTVPASASPMASDPLSSSTTTAVRAQVTALGANRTYTYVPTNNTSVGDPIVTAYWTPERMKSAIPTDTPTSTTEVNRQIDELEQPALADEPVTDGSSPVTAILNAITPQAVTPVTNFSKTNGKVFFRNQTDGKDYVCSGASVNSRSKRLVVTAGHCVHGGPGKDWHTNWIFAPGYSNGATYGTYQAATLRTLNDWINYGESGRGFNSDVAFVTTYSGSTSGDTVVNAVGGHGFRWGGGTGFDVSIFGYPTNLSGGQSMWACWGSSQTGWNGLYKFNHITGCDFGGGSSGGPWLDEYSNTTGLGYVRSVTSNGPADNSYLRGPYFDSRVNDLFVAANKDW comes from the coding sequence ATGACTCGATTCCGCAATACATACACAACCCTCACAACCTTCGTGTCGGCCGCTGTTCTCCTTATCTCGACCACTGTGCCGGCATCCGCATCGCCCATGGCAAGTGATCCATTGTCTTCGTCCACCACAACAGCCGTGCGTGCACAGGTAACAGCCCTTGGTGCAAATCGTACCTACACTTACGTTCCGACCAATAACACAAGCGTCGGCGACCCCATCGTCACAGCCTACTGGACTCCAGAACGCATGAAGAGTGCCATTCCCACTGATACACCAACAAGCACGACCGAGGTAAACCGACAGATTGACGAGCTCGAACAACCGGCTCTGGCAGACGAACCAGTTACTGACGGATCGTCCCCCGTGACGGCAATCTTGAACGCAATCACGCCACAGGCTGTGACGCCAGTCACGAATTTCTCAAAGACCAACGGAAAAGTTTTCTTCCGCAATCAGACCGACGGCAAGGATTACGTATGCTCTGGAGCCTCCGTCAATAGCCGTTCCAAACGTCTGGTCGTTACTGCTGGCCACTGTGTCCATGGCGGCCCAGGAAAAGATTGGCATACCAATTGGATATTCGCACCGGGTTACAGCAACGGTGCCACGTATGGCACTTACCAAGCTGCCACGCTCCGAACGCTCAATGACTGGATCAACTATGGTGAATCCGGGCGAGGATTCAATTCAGACGTTGCCTTTGTTACCACCTATAGTGGCAGCACTTCCGGGGATACTGTTGTAAACGCGGTTGGTGGTCACGGGTTTAGGTGGGGCGGAGGTACTGGTTTCGACGTCAGTATTTTCGGCTATCCAACGAACCTCAGCGGAGGCCAAAGCATGTGGGCCTGCTGGGGCTCTAGTCAAACTGGTTGGAATGGCCTTTACAAGTTCAACCATATTACTGGTTGCGATTTCGGCGGTGGTTCGTCCGGTGGACCTTGGCTCGACGAATACAGCAATACCACTGGTCTCGGATATGTACGCAGCGTAACCTCGAACGGCCCCGCAGACAATTCCTATCTTCGAGGCCCATACTTCGACAGCCGCGTCAACGACTTGTTCGTTGCAGCAAACAAGGACTGGTGA
- a CDS encoding RelA/SpoT family protein, translated as MANDEAEHNAARMLGCEISDDPLNPLLPIMQACRNHHPDEDLSILERAYRRAVIQHSSQRRKSGEPYIIHPLAGAQILADLGMGPLVVAAGLLHDTVEDTDYTLDECRAEFGDTVTGLVDGVTKLSKMEYGDSAQAETIRKMVVAMSRDVRVLVVKLSDRVHNARTWRYVKSSSAQKKARETLDVYAPLANRLGMNAIKTELEELSFKVLYPKIYNEIVVLVARRAGQRDVYLAQILAEINEDLDAQHIKAYVTGRPKDYFSIYQKMIVRGHDFANIYDLVGVRIIVDTIRDCYAALGAVHARWSPVPGRFKDYIAMPKLNMYQSLHTTVVGPGGKPVEIQIRTWDMHRRAEFGIAAHWKYKENGQAGRALSTPDKSDLKRGSDDNQELSEADNLKWIQQLADWTSETPDSNEFLGSLKEDLGAAEVYVFTPKGKIVSLPASATPVDFAYAVHTEVGHRTMGARVNGRLVPLDTKLENGDTVEVLTSKSDNAGPSRDWLSFVKSPKARNKIRQWFSKERRTEAIEEGRDELTRAMRKRNLPIGTLLTTQALVGVADELNFPNPDAVFAAIGDGQISTQNVIAHLVKDAGSDEVDEEVEQEALPLRAVENAKKKTSSLGVSVKGVDDVWVKLARCCMPVPGDRIVGFITRNQGVSVHRADCQNMIDLQRRQPERVVDVAWTSTKGLFMVRIQVEALDRQHLLSDVTRVLADHGVNILSGSQATGFDRVAISQFSFEMADPQHLNRLLAAVRKIDGVFDVYRVTGAKDSAVPRLRKMQ; from the coding sequence ATGGCCAACGATGAAGCCGAGCATAATGCCGCCCGCATGCTCGGCTGCGAGATCAGCGACGACCCGCTGAACCCGCTGCTGCCGATCATGCAAGCGTGCAGGAACCATCACCCCGACGAGGATCTGAGCATTCTGGAGCGTGCCTATCGTCGGGCGGTCATCCAGCATTCCTCACAGCGCCGCAAATCCGGCGAGCCGTACATCATCCACCCGCTTGCGGGGGCGCAGATTCTCGCCGACCTGGGCATGGGGCCGCTGGTGGTCGCCGCCGGTCTGCTGCACGACACCGTCGAGGACACCGACTACACGCTGGACGAGTGCCGCGCGGAATTCGGCGACACGGTGACCGGTCTGGTGGACGGTGTCACCAAGCTCTCCAAGATGGAATACGGCGATTCCGCTCAGGCCGAGACCATCCGCAAGATGGTCGTCGCGATGAGCCGCGACGTGCGCGTGCTCGTCGTCAAGTTGTCCGACCGTGTCCACAATGCCCGCACATGGCGGTACGTCAAGTCGTCCAGCGCCCAGAAGAAGGCGCGCGAAACCCTTGACGTGTACGCGCCGCTCGCCAACAGGCTCGGTATGAACGCCATCAAGACCGAGCTTGAGGAACTGAGCTTCAAGGTGCTGTACCCGAAGATCTACAACGAGATCGTGGTGCTGGTCGCGCGGCGTGCCGGCCAGCGCGACGTGTATCTCGCGCAGATCCTCGCCGAGATCAACGAGGATCTTGACGCGCAGCACATCAAGGCGTACGTGACCGGCCGCCCGAAGGACTACTTCTCGATCTATCAGAAGATGATCGTGCGGGGCCATGATTTCGCCAACATCTACGATCTGGTCGGCGTGCGCATCATCGTCGACACGATCCGCGACTGCTATGCGGCGCTCGGCGCCGTGCACGCGCGTTGGAGCCCCGTGCCCGGGCGCTTCAAGGACTACATCGCCATGCCCAAGCTCAACATGTACCAGTCGTTGCACACGACGGTCGTGGGGCCGGGCGGCAAGCCGGTCGAGATCCAGATCCGCACCTGGGACATGCACCGGCGCGCGGAATTCGGCATCGCCGCGCACTGGAAGTACAAGGAGAACGGGCAGGCGGGCCGCGCCCTGAGCACGCCCGACAAATCCGATCTCAAACGCGGTTCCGACGACAACCAGGAGCTGAGCGAGGCCGACAACCTCAAATGGATCCAGCAGCTCGCCGATTGGACCAGCGAGACCCCGGACTCGAACGAGTTCCTTGGCTCGCTCAAGGAGGATCTGGGCGCGGCCGAGGTCTACGTGTTCACCCCGAAGGGCAAGATCGTCTCGCTGCCGGCCAGTGCCACGCCGGTGGACTTCGCCTACGCCGTGCATACCGAAGTCGGGCACAGGACGATGGGCGCGCGCGTCAACGGCCGTCTGGTGCCGCTCGACACCAAGCTTGAGAACGGCGACACCGTCGAGGTGCTGACCTCGAAATCCGACAACGCCGGCCCCTCCCGCGACTGGCTGAGCTTCGTCAAGAGCCCCAAGGCCCGCAACAAGATCCGCCAGTGGTTCTCCAAGGAGCGCCGCACCGAGGCCATCGAGGAGGGCCGCGACGAGCTGACCCGCGCGATGCGCAAGCGTAACCTGCCGATCGGCACGCTACTGACCACCCAGGCGCTGGTCGGCGTCGCCGACGAGCTGAATTTCCCCAACCCCGACGCCGTGTTCGCGGCGATCGGCGACGGGCAGATCTCCACGCAGAACGTCATCGCGCATCTGGTCAAGGACGCGGGCAGCGACGAGGTCGATGAGGAGGTTGAGCAGGAGGCGCTGCCGCTGCGCGCGGTCGAGAACGCCAAGAAGAAGACCAGCTCCCTCGGCGTGTCCGTCAAGGGCGTAGACGATGTGTGGGTCAAGCTGGCGCGCTGCTGCATGCCGGTTCCCGGCGACAGGATCGTCGGCTTCATCACGCGCAATCAGGGCGTGTCGGTGCACCGCGCCGACTGTCAGAACATGATCGACCTGCAGCGACGTCAGCCCGAGCGCGTCGTGGATGTGGCATGGACCAGCACCAAGGGCCTGTTCATGGTCAGGATTCAGGTCGAGGCGCTGGACCGCCAGCATCTGCTGTCCGATGTGACCCGTGTGCTGGCCGACCACGGCGTGAACATCCTGTCCGGCTCCCAGGCGACCGGCTTCGATCGCGTAGCGATCAGCCAGTTCAGCTTCGAGATGGCCGACCCGCAGCATCTGAACCGTCTGCTCGCTGCCGTGCGCAAGATCGACGGCGTGTTCGACGTGTACCGCGTCACCGGCGCGAAGGATTCCGCCGTGCCACGCCTGCGCAAGATGCAGTAG
- the dut gene encoding dUTP diphosphatase, whose protein sequence is MAFDETYDEPEYTEVLVKSLDPGHPVELRYAHAGDAGADLVAAEDVTLKPFQRALVPTGMAIALPAGYVALVHPRSGLAVKYGVTVLNAPGTIDAGYRGEVKVPLINLDPEHTMEFHRGDRIAQLVIQRYVEARFVPASTLPGSDRAERGFGSTGVSS, encoded by the coding sequence ATGGCGTTCGACGAGACATATGACGAGCCCGAATACACCGAAGTCCTGGTCAAATCGCTTGATCCCGGCCATCCGGTCGAGCTGCGGTACGCCCACGCCGGGGACGCGGGCGCCGATCTGGTCGCCGCCGAGGACGTGACGCTCAAGCCGTTCCAGCGCGCCCTGGTGCCGACCGGCATGGCGATCGCCCTGCCCGCCGGATACGTGGCGCTGGTGCATCCGAGGTCCGGACTCGCCGTCAAGTACGGCGTGACCGTGCTGAACGCGCCCGGCACCATCGACGCCGGGTACCGCGGCGAAGTGAAGGTCCCTCTGATCAACCTCGATCCGGAGCATACGATGGAGTTCCATCGCGGAGACCGCATCGCGCAGCTGGTCATCCAGCGTTACGTCGAGGCGAGGTTCGTCCCGGCGAGCACCCTGCCGGGGTCCGACCGTGCGGAACGCGGTTTCGGCTCCACCGGCGTGTCATCCTGA
- a CDS encoding DUF4193 domain-containing protein, with protein sequence MAQDYDSPRNKDEDEESLQELGKGSRSSSTDMDDDENAIAEDYELPGADLSNEDASVTVIPMQNDEFICSECFLVKHRSQLAYVTDDGQPVCEECAA encoded by the coding sequence ATGGCTCAGGATTATGATTCCCCCCGCAATAAGGACGAGGATGAGGAATCGCTGCAGGAGTTGGGCAAGGGCTCGCGCAGCTCTTCAACCGATATGGACGACGACGAGAACGCCATCGCCGAGGATTACGAACTGCCCGGTGCCGATCTGAGCAACGAGGACGCCTCCGTGACCGTCATCCCCATGCAGAATGACGAGTTCATCTGCTCGGAGTGCTTCCTGGTCAAACATCGCAGCCAGCTGGCATACGTCACCGACGACGGCCAGCCGGTGTGCGAGGAATGCGCGGCCTGA